The Fusarium poae strain DAOMC 252244 chromosome 2, whole genome shotgun sequence nucleotide sequence tcaacaccaacgccCCTCTCCAGAAGCGTAGGCAGCTCGATGTGGAAGTCGCCGCCGTGACCGAGACCCTGCTTCTTGAGGGTCTGCTTCTCATCGCCATAGTAAATCTCGTCACTGTAGAGCGTGATGTTGGGAACGATCTGATACTTGAGCAGAGCGCGGAGATACTTCTTGCCGGTATCGGTATTGAACAAGAATGCGTTGGCGCGGGGGCCAAGACGAGTCCAGGCTTCATTTGATGGAGCGAAGACGGTGCTACCGATCATGGGGACATCGTGAATGTACTTGACAAAGTCGGTCTTCTCGTAGGCAAGGAGGAGTGTTGAGAATTGGGCGGGGAAAAGGCTGATTTCTTTGCCGATGTAGGGAGGAGGGACGAGGATTCTGTTGACGGCGTGGATGATACCGTTCTTGGTTTTCTAATGATAGTTAGCCATAACTCAAGTGTGGAAATTCATGGCAATGCTCACAAAGTTGACGGCAATGACCTTGCTGTAAAGGTTTACGCGCACGCCGGAAAGCCCAACACTGGTTCTAAGTCTCTGAGGATTGTCGCCTAGAAGCTTCTCCTTGAGAGTGGTGGGAACAGTGTGGGTGAAGAGAATTCTTGACGCAGGATACTCGCCAATGCCGAGGTGGTAGTTGAGAACATCCTCGACGAATTCATCGCTTGGCTTGTGCTTGTGGTCATCGGGAATATGCTCAAAGGCCTCATCAGTGGGCACGAACAGAGTATAGTTCTTATCAGTGCTGTTCAAAAGCTTCCC carries:
- a CDS encoding hypothetical protein (SECRETED:SignalP(1-15)), encoding MRSLLTITLATATSAFVLPDSLNIFNDFKDDVKETLEDIPKRLRKSLDEATEQLSTEISSAIHNKIQDEDTFFHDFVDNDDTSSDEPLSIFGRTGGDFTDHTTYELIAKSNYTKKFFKLVKEHESFGKLLNSTDKNYTLFVPTDEAFEHIPDDHKHKPSDEFVEDVLNYHLGIGEYPASRILFTHTVPTTLKEKLLGDNPQRLRTSVGLSGVRVNLYSKVIAVNFKTKNGIIHAVNRILVPPPYIGKEISLFPAQFSTLLLAYEKTDFVKYIHDVPMIGSTVFAPSNEAWTRLGPRANAFLFNTDTGKKYLRALLKYQIVPNITLYSDEIYYGDEKQTLKKQGLGHGGDFHIELPTLLERGVGVDVHTFKSWTTIVLNGHVVVGFNDAVGKNGVIHVPKTIPIPPHRKGEHPSSEVDGEISVEELKERLQDYVEEEDTESDWQDGEL